The proteins below come from a single Streptomyces tubercidicus genomic window:
- a CDS encoding mandelate racemase/muconate lactonizing enzyme family protein: MSIITTATAKLADIAVETDRIDAVQSFVKQETVLVDLTTADGSAGTGYAYTIGTGGSSVLALLRDHLLPVLIGRDARNVEALWQQLFAQTRATTTGAITSLALAAVDTALWDVRCRRAGEPLWRLAGGHRQEVPVYDTEGGWLHLDTEDLVKGALRAQEAGWAGVKIKVGKPRAAEDAERLRAVREAVGPSLHLMTDANQSQTMSSALQLAAALEPYDPYWIEEPLPADDISGHARLARATRIPVAVGESMYSPMQFRNYLEKGAASIVQVDVARVGGITPWLKVAHTAESHNVMVCPHFLMELHVSLVAAVPNGRYVEHIPQLRAVTRSELLVRDGLAVAPDTPGIGIDWDMDALDNRRVA, translated from the coding sequence ATGAGCATCATCACGACCGCCACGGCCAAGCTGGCCGATATCGCCGTGGAGACGGACCGGATCGACGCGGTGCAGTCCTTCGTCAAGCAGGAGACGGTACTTGTCGACCTCACCACCGCGGACGGCAGTGCGGGGACCGGCTACGCCTACACCATCGGCACCGGCGGAAGCTCCGTACTGGCCCTGCTGCGGGACCATCTGCTGCCCGTCCTCATCGGGCGGGACGCGCGCAACGTCGAGGCGCTGTGGCAGCAGCTGTTCGCACAGACCCGGGCGACCACCACCGGGGCCATCACCTCGCTCGCGCTGGCCGCCGTCGACACCGCCCTGTGGGACGTGCGCTGCCGGCGCGCGGGCGAGCCGCTGTGGCGGCTGGCCGGCGGCCACCGCCAGGAGGTCCCGGTCTACGACACCGAGGGCGGCTGGCTCCACCTGGACACCGAAGACCTGGTCAAGGGCGCGCTCCGGGCCCAGGAGGCCGGCTGGGCCGGCGTCAAGATCAAGGTGGGTAAGCCGCGTGCCGCCGAGGACGCGGAGCGGCTGCGCGCCGTACGCGAGGCCGTCGGCCCGTCGCTGCACCTCATGACCGACGCCAATCAGTCCCAGACGATGTCCTCGGCCCTCCAGCTGGCCGCCGCACTGGAGCCCTACGACCCGTATTGGATCGAAGAGCCGCTGCCGGCGGACGACATCAGCGGCCATGCCCGGCTGGCGCGGGCGACCCGGATTCCCGTCGCGGTCGGCGAGTCCATGTACTCGCCCATGCAGTTCCGCAACTACCTGGAGAAGGGCGCCGCTTCCATCGTGCAGGTCGATGTCGCGCGGGTCGGCGGGATCACGCCCTGGCTCAAGGTCGCGCACACGGCGGAGAGCCACAACGTCATGGTGTGCCCGCACTTCCTGATGGAACTGCATGTCAGCCTCGTCGCCGCGGTGCCCAACGGCAGGTACGTCGAGCACATCCCGCAGCTGCGGGCGGTCACGCGCAGCGAGCTGCTGGTCCGCGACGGGCTGGCCGTGGCGCCCGACACCCCGGGGATCGGCATCGACTGGGACATGGACGCCCTCGACAACCGGAGGGTGGCATGA
- a CDS encoding sugar ABC transporter substrate-binding protein — MRRWSSSLLPGVAVLAVLAVGSAACTMKNSVEPAGGQGPASAGAGNGKAVLADGSGVKVALVPGGAHPFFQPWKTAGAEAKKTYRLGDVAFDETAEWDQQKQNNLLSTLAARGYNAFGVFGVSPTDINTTFADLKGKGLTAASLGSCPAGTKNEAEFCLSTDVELAAYKAAKAAIAAMGGKGKIVHLTGNNVDANTQLRIKGVGRAVQESGGKVQLLQTITDIDKDLQTAQRAVSDLLAAKGAQIGGIVSTAYNPAVAAADAVREAGSRAKLVAIDDDAKILGAIKQGTVTATVVQNPVGQAQIGSWALALLQTKQCTMRTPGQAIDSGSFVVTKANVATYDSARQRKNEQLKKQFAEKVLACR; from the coding sequence ATGCGTCGCTGGAGCAGTTCCCTCCTGCCGGGCGTTGCCGTCCTCGCGGTGCTGGCCGTGGGTTCGGCGGCGTGCACGATGAAGAACTCCGTTGAGCCGGCGGGCGGGCAGGGTCCCGCGTCTGCGGGGGCGGGCAACGGCAAGGCCGTGCTCGCGGACGGGTCGGGCGTCAAGGTCGCGCTCGTGCCCGGCGGCGCGCACCCCTTCTTCCAGCCCTGGAAGACCGCCGGCGCCGAGGCGAAGAAGACATACCGGCTCGGCGATGTGGCGTTCGACGAGACGGCGGAGTGGGACCAGCAGAAGCAGAACAACCTGCTGTCCACGCTCGCCGCCCGCGGCTACAACGCGTTCGGCGTCTTCGGGGTCTCGCCGACCGACATCAATACGACGTTCGCGGACCTGAAGGGGAAGGGCCTCACCGCGGCCTCACTCGGCTCCTGCCCGGCGGGCACGAAGAACGAGGCCGAGTTCTGCCTCTCGACGGACGTCGAACTCGCCGCCTACAAGGCCGCGAAGGCCGCCATCGCCGCGATGGGCGGTAAGGGCAAGATCGTCCACCTGACGGGCAACAACGTGGACGCCAACACCCAGCTGCGGATCAAGGGCGTCGGCAGGGCCGTGCAGGAATCGGGCGGCAAGGTGCAGCTGCTGCAGACCATCACCGACATCGACAAGGACCTGCAGACCGCGCAGCGGGCGGTGTCCGACCTGCTGGCGGCCAAGGGCGCGCAGATCGGGGGCATCGTCTCCACCGCCTACAACCCGGCCGTCGCCGCCGCCGACGCGGTCCGGGAAGCCGGTTCGCGGGCGAAGCTCGTGGCCATCGACGACGACGCCAAGATCCTCGGCGCGATCAAGCAGGGGACGGTCACCGCCACCGTCGTCCAGAACCCGGTGGGGCAGGCCCAGATCGGTTCGTGGGCGCTCGCGCTGCTGCAGACGAAGCAGTGCACCATGCGCACGCCCGGACAGGCCATCGACTCGGGCTCGTTCGTCGTCACCAAGGCGAACGTCGCCACCTACGACAGTGCGCGGCAGCGGAAGAACGAGCAGCTCAAGAAGCAGTTCGCGGAGAAGGTCCTGGCGTGCCGCTGA
- a CDS encoding alpha-L-fucosidase: MASALAVLGLLATGITQAAAAPEGPPAAAGAPSGSEVRNLAFGTAATQSSTYKGAAANRAVDGDTKGTAGEAAGEVTGSVSHTNRESQPYWQTDLGASKKVNKVVVWNRTDCCTTRLSNFWVLTSDKPITGRSLTDARNQTGVTAKKVDSLSAASAEVSTGHSARYLRIQLEGTDYLNLAEVQVFGDEVLTPSTAAQKWVKDNPFGMFLHYNMSTYQNKQWADPQGNPADFNPTSLNPGQWAQSIKDAGMTFGVLTAKHHDGFALWDSAQSDYDIAKSPYKGGKGDIVREYVDAMHAKGLKVGLYFSIWDRHNGDSTALVQNQLRELLTKYGQIDYLWFDGWGWQVPYSTIPYQPVRDMIREVSPHTVVANNDHRKSLLTSDVIVYEVPVDGMPPATNTRPTDGSDTLDTNSTWFHTTGTGAPRPAADIVKNLHNATAGNALYLLNVGPDRTGRLPQNYVDRLKEIGSTS, translated from the coding sequence ATGGCGAGCGCCTTGGCGGTACTCGGCTTGCTGGCCACCGGAATCACCCAGGCTGCCGCCGCACCGGAAGGTCCCCCGGCAGCCGCCGGCGCACCATCAGGCAGCGAAGTGCGGAACCTGGCCTTCGGCACGGCGGCAACCCAGAGCAGCACCTATAAGGGGGCCGCCGCGAACCGCGCCGTCGACGGCGACACGAAGGGAACCGCCGGAGAGGCCGCGGGTGAAGTCACCGGCAGCGTGAGCCACACCAACCGGGAGTCCCAGCCGTACTGGCAAACCGACCTCGGAGCCTCGAAGAAGGTCAACAAGGTGGTCGTGTGGAACCGCACCGACTGCTGCACCACGCGGCTGTCGAACTTCTGGGTCCTCACCTCTGACAAGCCCATTACGGGCCGGAGTCTGACCGACGCCCGCAACCAGACCGGCGTCACCGCCAAGAAGGTCGACTCGCTCTCCGCAGCCTCGGCGGAGGTATCGACAGGCCACTCCGCCCGCTACCTCCGTATCCAGCTCGAAGGCACCGACTACCTCAATCTCGCCGAGGTCCAGGTCTTCGGGGACGAGGTACTCACTCCGTCCACGGCCGCGCAGAAGTGGGTGAAGGACAACCCGTTCGGCATGTTCCTGCACTACAACATGTCGACGTACCAGAACAAGCAGTGGGCCGACCCTCAGGGCAACCCGGCCGACTTCAACCCGACCTCTCTGAACCCGGGGCAGTGGGCGCAGAGCATCAAGGACGCCGGAATGACGTTCGGGGTGCTCACGGCCAAGCACCATGACGGCTTCGCCCTGTGGGACTCCGCCCAGTCCGACTACGACATCGCCAAGAGCCCGTACAAGGGCGGCAAGGGCGATATCGTCCGCGAGTACGTCGACGCCATGCACGCCAAGGGTCTCAAGGTCGGGCTCTACTTCTCCATCTGGGACCGGCACAACGGCGACTCGACCGCACTCGTCCAGAACCAGCTGCGCGAACTGCTCACCAAGTACGGGCAGATCGACTACCTGTGGTTCGACGGCTGGGGCTGGCAGGTCCCGTACTCCACGATTCCCTACCAGCCCGTGCGCGACATGATCCGAGAGGTCTCACCCCACACCGTGGTCGCCAACAACGATCACCGCAAGTCACTCCTTACCTCGGACGTCATCGTGTATGAGGTTCCGGTCGATGGCATGCCCCCCGCCACCAACACCCGCCCCACCGACGGCTCCGACACACTCGACACGAACAGCACCTGGTTCCACACCACGGGCACCGGTGCCCCGCGGCCCGCGGCCGACATCGTCAAGAACCTCCACAATGCCACCGCAGGCAACGCCCTCTACCTGCTCAACGTGGGCCCCGACCGCACCGGCCGCCTGCCCCAGAACTACGTCGACCGCCTGAAGGAGATCGGCTCCACCTCCTGA
- a CDS encoding DUF1707 SHOCT-like domain-containing protein, whose amino-acid sequence MTDGEQGPDPATAQGAVGPRAGDADRESVAERLRVAAGEGRIDLTELAERLDRTYGAKTYAELDVLVADLPQERPSGSSAGTDPETLVLKTRLGNIKQGGRWTVPRRIIAECKMLSIVIDFTEAACAHREVILEASCGTGGIQLIVPQGWALRIDAASTNTAHISNKATAPADPTAPTLTVVGHPRAGYIKIKQPRRSRSAALARPRFDR is encoded by the coding sequence ATGACTGATGGGGAGCAGGGGCCGGATCCGGCGACGGCGCAGGGCGCAGTGGGCCCTCGGGCAGGGGATGCCGATCGGGAGTCGGTGGCTGAAAGGCTGCGGGTTGCCGCGGGTGAAGGCCGCATCGACCTCACCGAGTTGGCGGAGAGACTCGATCGGACCTACGGCGCGAAGACGTACGCCGAACTGGACGTCCTGGTGGCCGACCTGCCGCAGGAGCGGCCCTCCGGATCGTCTGCCGGCACTGACCCGGAAACGCTTGTCCTCAAGACCCGTCTGGGCAATATCAAGCAGGGCGGCCGGTGGACAGTTCCCCGGCGCATCATCGCCGAGTGCAAGATGCTGAGCATCGTGATCGACTTCACCGAGGCAGCCTGTGCGCACCGTGAGGTGATCCTTGAGGCGAGTTGCGGAACGGGCGGCATCCAGTTGATCGTCCCGCAGGGCTGGGCGCTGCGGATCGATGCGGCGAGTACCAATACCGCGCACATCAGCAACAAGGCCACCGCACCGGCGGACCCGACCGCCCCGACGCTCACGGTCGTCGGGCATCCGCGAGCCGGCTACATCAAGATCAAACAACCTCGCCGGAGCCGATCGGCCGCGCTCGCGCGCCCCAGGTTCGACCGCTAA
- a CDS encoding PP2C family protein-serine/threonine phosphatase produces the protein MIRSGRLRLRRRHGRGPLTLLSPVILTVVIAALAYATPRELAFSRLLPAAPALAAAMWPVLPTVLLGTVCLLLMIGLGIVFPDLGTWWTAAGVVAVTVAAAYGSHVRLRREQTLFQVRLVADTAQQVVLSPMPRRFGGIEIEALYLAAAAEASIGGDFYEVVDTEYGVRLLIGDVRGKGLPAVGTAAAMVNCFREAAYDEADLVHIARRLEASSTRYNAAFAPEGMMERFATALLAEIPHRGGGIRILNCGHPPPLILNHGEVRTLEPTDPSPLLNLAELIGDHYSIDTFGLAPGDLLFLYTDGVAEARDRDGEFFPLAAWLHRQTPGRPGDLLSALHHDLLHHSKGRLDDDIAALAVCLSPSPEPHDGQTDRPA, from the coding sequence GTGATCAGATCTGGACGGTTGCGCCTCCGTCGTCGCCACGGCCGGGGGCCGCTGACGCTGCTGTCTCCGGTGATCCTGACCGTGGTCATCGCCGCCTTGGCGTACGCCACTCCCCGGGAGCTGGCTTTCAGCCGGCTGCTGCCCGCGGCGCCGGCGCTCGCCGCCGCCATGTGGCCGGTCCTCCCCACCGTCCTACTGGGGACCGTCTGCCTTCTGCTCATGATCGGCCTCGGCATCGTGTTCCCCGACCTGGGGACGTGGTGGACGGCTGCGGGGGTGGTCGCTGTCACCGTGGCGGCCGCGTACGGAAGTCATGTCCGGCTCCGGCGGGAGCAGACCCTGTTCCAGGTCCGGCTGGTCGCCGACACGGCGCAGCAGGTGGTCCTGAGCCCGATGCCGCGCCGCTTCGGAGGCATCGAGATCGAGGCGCTGTATCTCGCGGCCGCGGCGGAGGCCAGTATCGGCGGCGACTTCTATGAGGTGGTCGACACGGAGTACGGGGTGCGGCTGCTGATCGGTGATGTGCGGGGCAAAGGGCTGCCGGCGGTGGGCACGGCCGCGGCGATGGTCAACTGCTTCCGCGAGGCGGCCTACGACGAGGCCGACCTGGTCCATATCGCCCGCCGCCTGGAGGCCAGCAGTACCCGTTACAACGCCGCTTTCGCTCCCGAGGGCATGATGGAGCGCTTCGCCACCGCCCTGCTCGCGGAGATCCCACACAGGGGCGGCGGTATCAGAATCCTCAACTGCGGACATCCCCCACCGCTGATCCTGAACCACGGGGAAGTCCGCACCCTGGAGCCCACCGATCCCTCACCGCTTCTCAACCTCGCGGAGCTGATCGGTGATCACTACAGCATCGATACCTTCGGCTTGGCCCCTGGCGACCTGCTGTTCCTCTACACCGACGGCGTCGCCGAGGCCCGCGACCGCGACGGCGAGTTCTTCCCGCTGGCGGCCTGGCTGCACCGGCAGACCCCGGGGCGCCCCGGAGACCTGCTCAGCGCCCTTCACCATGACCTCCTCCACCACAGCAAAGGCCGCCTCGACGACGACATCGCCGCCCTCGCCGTGTGCTTGAGCCCCTCTCCGGAGCCGCATGACGGTCAGACGGATCGGCCCGCTTAG